Proteins encoded in a region of the Hyphomicrobiales bacterium genome:
- a CDS encoding MFS transporter codes for MIKNQSDKKVGLSIPFIVACGCLIAILTFGPRSTMGFFVTPMTDEHGWSREIFALAIAIQHLVWGIAQPIVGMIADKYGTWKTLSVGAVFYAAGLMIMAFTGDPLTLHLSAGVLIGIGLAGSAMFLVLAAFVRIVPESMRSIVFGLGTAAGSAGQFIFAPIGQGFVAAYGFEFTLLFMAACVLLIPLLAIPLRGKPSAKAAMEEIDLSVRQALAQAFNHPSFWLLAVGFYVCGFHVAFITVHLPPFIEDLGVDPKWGGYSIAMIGFFNIIGALMSGVFCSRMPMRYVLSFIYIGRAVIITIFLLLPVSPYTIVAFSGAMGLLWLSTIPPTQGLVTVMFGTRYMAMLFGFVFFSHQLGSFTGIWLGGKVFDLTGSYNGIWYIGIALGLIAAFLHWPIREERAPQLETV; via the coding sequence ATGATAAAAAATCAATCAGACAAGAAGGTAGGTCTTTCCATACCTTTCATTGTTGCTTGTGGCTGTTTGATCGCTATTTTGACTTTTGGTCCGCGCAGCACAATGGGTTTTTTCGTTACCCCAATGACTGACGAACATGGCTGGAGCCGTGAAATTTTCGCGCTGGCTATCGCCATTCAACATCTCGTTTGGGGAATTGCACAACCCATTGTTGGCATGATTGCTGATAAATACGGCACATGGAAAACACTATCTGTCGGGGCGGTTTTTTACGCAGCGGGCTTGATGATCATGGCTTTTACAGGCGATCCGTTGACCCTCCATTTATCGGCGGGCGTATTGATCGGTATTGGTCTTGCCGGTTCAGCTATGTTTCTTGTTCTGGCTGCCTTCGTGCGAATCGTGCCTGAAAGTATGAGGTCAATTGTTTTCGGTCTGGGAACGGCGGCAGGTTCTGCCGGCCAATTTATTTTTGCACCCATAGGTCAAGGGTTCGTTGCCGCTTATGGCTTTGAATTCACACTGCTATTCATGGCCGCTTGCGTGTTACTTATCCCACTTCTTGCAATTCCACTAAGAGGAAAACCAAGCGCAAAAGCCGCGATGGAGGAGATAGATCTAAGTGTAAGACAAGCTCTTGCTCAGGCCTTCAATCATCCATCCTTCTGGCTTTTGGCGGTTGGTTTTTACGTCTGTGGTTTCCATGTGGCTTTTATCACGGTTCATTTGCCGCCCTTTATTGAAGACTTGGGCGTTGATCCTAAATGGGGTGGCTATTCAATTGCGATGATCGGATTTTTTAATATCATTGGGGCGCTGATGTCTGGCGTCTTCTGTTCACGTATGCCGATGCGCTATGTGTTGAGTTTCATCTATATTGGACGGGCGGTCATCATAACAATTTTTCTGCTTCTACCGGTATCACCCTATACAATCGTTGCTTTTTCAGGTGCTATGGGACTGTTGTGGTTATCCACTATTCCACCCACACAAGGTCTCGTCACCGTGATGTTTGGTACCCGCTATATGGCGATGCTGTTTGGGTTTGTGTTTTTCTCTCACCAGTTGGGATCGTTCACAGGCATCTGGCTTGGTGGCAAGGTTTTTGATTTGACCGGATCGTATAACGGTATTTGGTACATTGGTATCGCCCTTGGTCTGATTGCCGCTTTTCTTCATTGGCCCATCCGTGAAGAACGCGCACCACAGCTTGAAACGGTCTAA
- a CDS encoding tyrosine protein phosphatase, with protein MSHLHICGLSRLVETIQTSGARYVASLINAGMEVPYPLSVPLEQRLYLGFNDIIEEVPGFIPPEKIHAEKLIAYVQEWNRESPMVIHCWMGVSRSTAGGYITQCALMPHADERELAQALRAASPEATPNLRLIKFADDILQRDGRMVSAIEEIGRGAETFEGIPFSLPIE; from the coding sequence ATGTCCCATCTTCACATATGCGGCCTTTCGAGACTGGTTGAAACAATTCAAACATCAGGCGCGCGCTATGTTGCAAGCCTTATCAATGCTGGCATGGAGGTACCCTACCCGCTAAGCGTGCCGCTTGAGCAACGTCTTTATCTGGGTTTTAATGATATTATTGAAGAGGTGCCAGGCTTCATCCCACCTGAAAAAATTCATGCAGAAAAACTCATCGCTTATGTTCAAGAGTGGAACCGTGAATCGCCAATGGTGATCCATTGCTGGATGGGCGTCTCACGCTCAACGGCTGGCGGTTATATCACTCAGTGCGCGTTGATGCCACATGCAGATGAACGTGAGCTGGCACAAGCCCTGCGAGCAGCATCCCCTGAAGCCACACCTAATTTGAGGCTCATCAAATTTGCAGATGACATCTTACAGCGTGATGGTCGCATGGTGAGCGCGATTGAAGAAATCGGGCGCGGTGCAGAAACTTTTGAGGGCATACCCTTTTCTTTGCCGATTGAATAG
- a CDS encoding HD family hydrolase — translation MPPIKQPRAWQRMLSGRRLNLLDPSPLDIEISDIAHGLARVARWNGQTQGEHAYSVAQHSVLVHDVLLALDPTLTPTFRLIALLHDAPEYVIGDMISPFKSVMGGNYKDVEKRLIDAIHIRFSLPTELPNAFAKRLKEADKISAFIEATTLAGFSSEEAAPIFGKPAIHPLSDFSVVPKSTGEAQSDFLALFAVLEKDL, via the coding sequence ATGCCCCCTATAAAACAACCTCGCGCATGGCAGCGCATGCTATCGGGTCGCCGCCTCAATCTTCTTGATCCCTCACCTCTTGATATTGAAATCAGTGATATCGCCCATGGCCTTGCCCGCGTGGCACGTTGGAATGGTCAAACCCAAGGTGAACATGCTTATTCAGTCGCTCAGCATTCGGTGCTGGTTCATGATGTACTGCTTGCTCTTGATCCCACCCTCACGCCAACTTTTCGTCTGATCGCTCTTTTGCATGATGCACCGGAATATGTGATTGGCGATATGATCTCTCCTTTTAAATCCGTCATGGGCGGCAACTATAAGGACGTAGAAAAACGGCTCATCGATGCCATCCATATTCGTTTCTCACTGCCCACTGAATTGCCCAATGCTTTCGCCAAGCGCTTGAAGGAAGCTGATAAAATTTCTGCTTTCATAGAGGCCACAACACTTGCTGGCTTTTCAAGCGAAGAAGCGGCTCCGATTTTCGGCAAGCCTGCCATCCATCCCCTATCCGATTTTAGCGTCGTCCCTAAATCTACCGGTGAGGCACAATCAGATTTTCTTGCGCTATTTGCTGTCCTTGAAAAGGACCTTTAG